Below is a window of Halococcus salsus DNA.
CCAGGAGATGGAGCGCGAGGCGTCGGTCCGGATGATCGGCTACGACATCGGCCCCATCGGCGGGGTCTTCCGGGCGACCCAGGGCTTGCTGGAGGAGTACGGCGAGGAGCGCGTGATCGACACCCCGCTCGCGGAGAACGGGATCCTCGGGACGGCGGTCGGGATGGCGATGGCGGGCGAGCGGGTCGTCCCCGAGATCCAGTTCATGGGCTTCTCGTACCCCGCTTTCGGCCAGTTCATGTACGCGATGGCGAAGATGTACGACCGGACGGCAGGGAGTATCGAACTCCCGATGACCCTCCGGATGGCCTACGGCGGCGGGGTCAAAGCCCTCGAATACCACCAGGAATCCACCGAGACCTACTACGCGCACACGCCGGGCGTTCGGGTGGTCTGCCCGAGCACGCCCTATCAGGCGAAGGGTCTGCTCGCGGCGAGCATCCGGGACGACGATCCGGTGGTGTTCCTCGAACCCAAACGGATCTACCGCGGCGGGAGCCAGGAAGTGCCAACGGAGGAGTACACCCTGCCGCTCGACGAGGCCCGGCTGGTTCGGGAGGGCGAGGACGTCACCGTGTTGACGTGGGGCGCGATGGTTCGCCACGCGGTCGCGGCGAGCGACGCCGTGGATGCGGACGTCGAGATCGTCGACATGCGGTCGCTGGCCCCGCTCGACGTCGAGACGGTGCTCGAATCGGTGAAGAAGACGGGGCGGTGTGTCGTGCTCCACGAGGCGCGCCGGAGCCTCGGCCTCGGCGCGGAGCTCTCGGCGCTGGTCAACGAGTACGCGCTCGACCGGCTGAAAGCCCCCGTCAAGCGGGCGACGGGCTACGACGTCCACTTCCCGGGCCACGACATCGAGGACGACTACCTGCCGGACGCCGAACGCGCGCAGTACGCCATCGAGGCGGTGATGAACTATGAATTCTGATTCACACACCCGACCCACGAACCGCACGGCGACAACCGCGATCCGATCCATCGGGGACGAGCGATGAGCTACGAGTTCGAACTCCCGGACCCCGGCGAGGGACTCACCGAGGCCGAGATCGTCTCCTGGCAGGTCGCGGAGGGCGACGAGGTCGCGGAGGACGACGTGCTCGCGGAGGTCGAGACGGACAAAGCCGTCACCGAAGTCCCGTCGCCGGTCGCGGGGACGGTGACGGAGATCACCGCCGAGGAGGGCGAGACGGTGGACGTCGGGACGGTCATCGTGGTCTTCGACGGCGACGAGGACGGTGGCGACGAGTCGGCCGACGAAGAAGCCGAGGAGTCGGAGGACGAGGGAACCGACGGCGAGGAAGCCGAGGAATCGGACGGGTCCGAATCCGAGGACGAGGCGGAAGACGGAGACCAGGAGGGAGCGGACGAGGAGAGCGAGGGCGACGAGCCGAAGCAGGCCGCCACGAGGGTCGACGACGGCGACGAGAGCGAGGACGGGTCGACGGCGGACGGGGAAGCCGACGAAGGGTCGGAGCCCGAAACCGGCGACGGACGGGTGTTCGCCGCACCGAGCACCCGGCGCTACGCCCGCGAGGAGGGTGTCGACCTCGCGGACGTGGATGGGTCCGGCCCCAACGGTCGGGTGCTCCGCGAGGACATCGACGCGCACGCGAGCGGCGAGGGTAGCGAAGGCGACGAGGGTGCAGCGGCCGAGGCGAGTGGAGCGGGAGACCTGCACCCGAGCGTCGACATCGAGCCGACGTCGGTCGACGAGGACGAGTCGCGCTCGGAGCGCTACGACCTCTCGGGACTGCGGGCGCGGATAGCGGAGAACATGACGCGCTCGAAGACCGTCACCGCCCACCTCACCTCGGAGTTCGAAGCGGATGCCACGGAGCTCGTCGCGCTGAAGGAGCGGCTGAACGAAAAGCACGACGTTCACGTCACCTACACACCGATCCTCCTGAAGGCGGTCGTCCCCGCGCTGAAGGAGTTCCCGTTGGTGAACGCGAGCATCGACGATACGACCGGCGAGATCGTCGAGAAGCACTACTACAACGTCGGCTTCGCGACCCACACCGAGGACGGCCTGATGGTCCCCGTCATAGAGGACGTCGACCAGAAGTCGCTGGTGGAGGTCGCGACGGAGTTGAACGATCTCGCCGAACAGGCCCGCGAGCGCTCGATCGACATCTCGGACCTCCAAGGCGGGACCTTCACGATCACGAACCTCGCACTCGACGGGGAGCACCGAACGGGTGGCACGCCGGTCATCAACCACCCCGAAGCCGCGATCCTGGGTATCGAGCCGATCGCGGACAAACCGGTCGCGGTCGACGGCGAGGTCGAGGTCCAAACCAGAATCCCGCTCTCGCTCTCGTTCGACCACCGCCTCATCGACGGCGTGACCGCGAACCGGTTCATGGAGCGGCTCATCGAGGGGATCGAGGACCCCGACATCCTGCTCTCGCGGCTCTGAATCGGCCTTTAGGGGTCCGGTTGGGCTGGCGCGCGGTCCGGATCGGAGACGGCGGTCGAGAGAACGTCCGGCCGAACTACTCGCCGGCGTCGATGTCGGCCCGGCCGCTGGTGGCGCTCAGGAGTCGGTCGCGGAGGTCGTCGCTCTCGGCCGTCGGGATCCGAACCCGGAACGCGACGCGTTCGTCGTAGCGCGCCTCGAACTCGACGTCGGCGCTCTCGAGGATCCCACGCACGAGCCCGGAATCGTCGTACTCGACCTCGACGACGACCGT
It encodes the following:
- a CDS encoding alpha-ketoacid dehydrogenase subunit beta: MSEIYPAPDPDNEIEGESEEIDLVTAVNRTLHQEMEREASVRMIGYDIGPIGGVFRATQGLLEEYGEERVIDTPLAENGILGTAVGMAMAGERVVPEIQFMGFSYPAFGQFMYAMAKMYDRTAGSIELPMTLRMAYGGGVKALEYHQESTETYYAHTPGVRVVCPSTPYQAKGLLAASIRDDDPVVFLEPKRIYRGGSQEVPTEEYTLPLDEARLVREGEDVTVLTWGAMVRHAVAASDAVDADVEIVDMRSLAPLDVETVLESVKKTGRCVVLHEARRSLGLGAELSALVNEYALDRLKAPVKRATGYDVHFPGHDIEDDYLPDAERAQYAIEAVMNYEF
- a CDS encoding dihydrolipoamide acetyltransferase family protein, coding for MSYEFELPDPGEGLTEAEIVSWQVAEGDEVAEDDVLAEVETDKAVTEVPSPVAGTVTEITAEEGETVDVGTVIVVFDGDEDGGDESADEEAEESEDEGTDGEEAEESDGSESEDEAEDGDQEGADEESEGDEPKQAATRVDDGDESEDGSTADGEADEGSEPETGDGRVFAAPSTRRYAREEGVDLADVDGSGPNGRVLREDIDAHASGEGSEGDEGAAAEASGAGDLHPSVDIEPTSVDEDESRSERYDLSGLRARIAENMTRSKTVTAHLTSEFEADATELVALKERLNEKHDVHVTYTPILLKAVVPALKEFPLVNASIDDTTGEIVEKHYYNVGFATHTEDGLMVPVIEDVDQKSLVEVATELNDLAEQARERSIDISDLQGGTFTITNLALDGEHRTGGTPVINHPEAAILGIEPIADKPVAVDGEVEVQTRIPLSLSFDHRLIDGVTANRFMERLIEGIEDPDILLSRL